The following proteins are encoded in a genomic region of Glycine soja cultivar W05 chromosome 17, ASM419377v2, whole genome shotgun sequence:
- the LOC114392885 gene encoding P24 oleosin-like, with translation MADPQQQDNYMKRKPSNSNVLVLAALVPFGVSLLILVGLTLSATVISLTVVTPLFVIFSPVLLPAALFIALAVAGFLTSGVFGITSISSFAWLATNLRRSHSPEHPQRPRDDADRVAQKTDEAVRQAQETVHQAQKETATKAQKDISETRKAHKESVATS, from the coding sequence ATGGCAGACCCACAGCAACAAGACAACTACATGAAGCGAAAGCCTTCCAATTCCAATGTTCTCGTCCTCGCCGCCCTCGTGCCTTTCGGCGTCTCTCTTCTCATCCTCGTCGGCCTCACCCTCTCCGCCACCGTCATCAGCCTCACCGTCGTCACCCCACTCTTCGTCATTTTCAGCCCCGTCTTGCTCCCCGCGGCCCTATTCATCGCTCTCGCCGTCGCCGGCTTCCTCACATCCGGAGTCTTCGGCATCACCTCCATCTCTTCCTTTGCTTGGTTAGCCACCAATCTCCGCCGCTCACACTCACCGGAACACCCGCAACGTCCTCGGGACGACGCGGACCGCGTGGCCCAGAAAACCGATGAAGCCGTGCGTCAGGCCCAGGAAACAGTCCATCAGGCCCAAAAAGAGACCGCAACCAAGGCCCAGAAAGACATTAGTGAAACAAGAAAAGCCCACAAAGAAAGCGTAGCAACCTCGTGA
- the LOC114391842 gene encoding FKBP12-interacting protein of 37 kDa-like isoform X1, with product MASPPHFDEDFDFGGGFSGTHSDTIGNKRSSPDYDEDEYENDPFGHKKAKSKAEEAASGVTTGMILSLRESLQNCKDMLVTCQNELEAAKSEIQKWHSSFQNEPFIPAETTPAPKLVINYLQALKSSEESLREQLEKAKKKEAAFIVTFAKREQEIAELKSAVRDLKAQLKPASMQARRLLLDPAVHEEFTRLKNLVEEKDKKVKELQDNIAAVNFTPQSKMGKMLMAKCRTLQEENEEIGNQASEGKMHELAMKLSVQKYQNAELRSQFEGLQKHMDGLTNDVDRSNEMVLMLQDKLEEKDQEIQRLKDELQPKSLVVEDGKTDPASNRNDDDETIPTEAAN from the exons ATGGCTTCGCCTCCTCATTTCGACGAA GACTTTGATTTTGGAGGCGGTTTTAGCGGAACGCATTCAG ATACTATAGGTAATAAGAGGTCATCTCCCGACTATGACGAGGATGAATATGAAAATGATCCTTTTGGACACAAGAAG GCCAAATCTAAAGCTGAAGAAGCTGCTTCTGGTGTGACAACAGGAATGATTTTGTCTCTTCGCGAGAG TCTTCAGAACTGTAAGGACATGCTTGTTACATGCCAA AATGAACTTGAGGCTGCAAAATCTGAGATTCAGAAGTGGCATTCTTCTTTTCAAAATGAACCTTTTATACCTGCTGAGACCACTCCAG CCCCGAAATTGGTGATTAATTATCTTCAAGCTCTGAAATCATCTGAAGAATCTTTAAGAGAGCAG CTTGaaaaagcaaagaaaaaggaagCTGCATTCATTGTCACATTTGCAAAACGGGAACAAGAGATAGCAGAGTTGAAG TCTGCTGTACGGGACCTGAAAGCTCAGCTCAAGCCAGCTTCTATGCAG GCAAGGAGGTTGTTATTAGATCCAGCAGTGCATGAAGAGTTCACAAGATTAAAG AATTTAGTTgaagaaaaggataaaaaagtAAAGGAGTTGCAAGATAACATTGCGGCTGTAAACTTTACCCCCCAAAGCAAGATGGGGAAGATGCTGATGGCTAAATGTAGAACCCTACAGGAGGAAAATGAGGAGATTGGGAATCAGGCTTCTGAGGGCAAG ATGCATGAATTAGCAATGAAACTTTCAGTGCAGAAATACCAAAATGCAGAACTCAGAAGTCAATTTGAAG GGTTGCAAAAGCATATGGATGGATTGACAAATGATGTGGATAGATCCAATGAAATG GTGTTAATGTTGCAAGATAAATTAGAAGAGAAGGATCAGGAGATCCAAAGACTGAAAGATGAGTTGCAACCAAAAAGCCTCGTCGTGGAGGACGGGAAAACAGATCCAGCATCTAATaggaatgatgatgatgaaacgATACCTACTGAAGCCGCTAATTAA
- the LOC114392876 gene encoding tryptophan aminotransferase-related protein 2-like, which translates to MAKLAVPPLLSLRHLLVLSLALNVSLILRTVYYESEKGSKGFCLNKNMMADADSDDREGHLIHKSRLAMSSTSSLVNSTRADHPGGRETVINLDHGDPTIYERFWRQVGDKTTIIIPGWQSLSYFSDGSNICWFLETEFAREVVRLHKVVGNAVTEGRHIVVGTGSSQLILAALYALSSPDAAEPISVVSAAPYYSSYPSMADYQKSGLYKWAGDAENFDKEGPYIELVTSPNNPDGHRREAMVNRSQGLLIHDLAYYWPQYTPISSPSDHDLTLFTVSKSTGHAGMRIGWALVKDKGVAKKMTKFIEISTIGVSKDSQLRAAKVLKAVSDSCEHENSQYEESFFMYSYNIMSQRWKQLRAVVEAGDLFTLPQFSPAFCTFFGQETEPQPAFIWLKCEGDIEDCESLLREHKIISRSGKHFGASPKYVRISMLDTDETFIQLIDRLSAIQQGE; encoded by the exons ATGGCAAAGCTTGCAGTTCCACCTTTGCTTTCTCTAAGGCACTTGCTGGTGCTATCACTTGCTTTGAATGTGAGTTTGATTCTGAGGACTGTGTATTATGAGAGTGAAAAAGGAAGCAAAGGGTTTTGTTTGAACAAAAACATGATGGCGGATGCAGATTCTGATGATAGAGAGGGGCATCTTATCCACAAATCACGTTTGGCTATGTCCTCTACTTCGTCTCTCGTTAATTCTACTCGTGCAGATCATCCAGGAGGAAGGGAAACAGTGATCAACTTGGATCA TGGAGACCCAACCATATATGAAAGATTTTGGAGACAAGTGGGTGACAAGACCACAATCATAATTCCAGGATGGCAATCCTTGAGTTATTTTTCTGATGGCTCAAACATTTGCTGGTTTTTAGAGACCGAGTTTGCAAGGGAAGTAGTGAGGTTACATAAAGTGGTGGGGAATGCTGTGACAGAAGGTCGCCATATTGTTGTTGGGACAGGTTCCTCTCAGCTAATTCTGGCTGCCCTTTATGCCCTGTCCTCGCCTGATGCTGCTGAACCAATCAGTGTGGTATCTGCCGCACCCTATTATTCG TCCTACCCATCAATGGCAGATTATCAGAAATCAGGCCTTTACAAATGGGCTGGTGATGCAGAGAATTTTGACAAAGAGGGTCCTTATATTGAGCTTGTTACTTCTCCCAATAACCCTGATGGACATAGAAGGGAAGCTATGGTCAACCGAAGCCAAGGACTATTGATTCATGACCTTGCCTATTATTGGCCTCAATACACTCCAATATCATCCCCTTCAGATCATGATCTCACTCTTTTCACTGTCTCAAAATCCACTGGTCATGCAGGAATGCGCATAGG GTGGGCTCTTGTCAAAGATAAAGGGGTAGCAAAGAAAATGACTAAATTCATAGAGATAAGTACAATCGGTGTCTCGAAGGATTCTCAACTCAGAGCTGCCAAAGTTTTAAAGGCAGTGTCTGACAGCTGCGAACATGAAAACTCCCAATATGAGGAATCATTTTTCATGTACAGCTACAACATAATGTCACAAAGATGGAAGCAACTGAGAGCAGTAGTTGAGGCCGGTGATTTGTTCACTTTGCCACAATTTTCTCCTGCATTCTGCACCTTCTTTGGTCAGGAGACGGAGCCTCAACCag CTTTCATATGGCTGAAGTGTGAGGGAGATATAGAGGACTGCGAAAGCTTGCTTCGAGAACACAAAATTATATCAAGAAGTGGGAAACACTTTGGGGCTAGCCCAAAATACGTAAGAATTAGCATGCTGGATACTGATGAAACTTTTATACAGTTAATAGATAGACTATCAGCCATACAACAAGGagaataa
- the LOC114391842 gene encoding FKBP12-interacting protein of 37 kDa-like isoform X2: protein MASPPHFDEDFDFGGGFSGTHSGNKRSSPDYDEDEYENDPFGHKKAKSKAEEAASGVTTGMILSLRESLQNCKDMLVTCQNELEAAKSEIQKWHSSFQNEPFIPAETTPAPKLVINYLQALKSSEESLREQLEKAKKKEAAFIVTFAKREQEIAELKSAVRDLKAQLKPASMQARRLLLDPAVHEEFTRLKNLVEEKDKKVKELQDNIAAVNFTPQSKMGKMLMAKCRTLQEENEEIGNQASEGKMHELAMKLSVQKYQNAELRSQFEGLQKHMDGLTNDVDRSNEMVLMLQDKLEEKDQEIQRLKDELQPKSLVVEDGKTDPASNRNDDDETIPTEAAN from the exons ATGGCTTCGCCTCCTCATTTCGACGAA GACTTTGATTTTGGAGGCGGTTTTAGCGGAACGCATTCAG GTAATAAGAGGTCATCTCCCGACTATGACGAGGATGAATATGAAAATGATCCTTTTGGACACAAGAAG GCCAAATCTAAAGCTGAAGAAGCTGCTTCTGGTGTGACAACAGGAATGATTTTGTCTCTTCGCGAGAG TCTTCAGAACTGTAAGGACATGCTTGTTACATGCCAA AATGAACTTGAGGCTGCAAAATCTGAGATTCAGAAGTGGCATTCTTCTTTTCAAAATGAACCTTTTATACCTGCTGAGACCACTCCAG CCCCGAAATTGGTGATTAATTATCTTCAAGCTCTGAAATCATCTGAAGAATCTTTAAGAGAGCAG CTTGaaaaagcaaagaaaaaggaagCTGCATTCATTGTCACATTTGCAAAACGGGAACAAGAGATAGCAGAGTTGAAG TCTGCTGTACGGGACCTGAAAGCTCAGCTCAAGCCAGCTTCTATGCAG GCAAGGAGGTTGTTATTAGATCCAGCAGTGCATGAAGAGTTCACAAGATTAAAG AATTTAGTTgaagaaaaggataaaaaagtAAAGGAGTTGCAAGATAACATTGCGGCTGTAAACTTTACCCCCCAAAGCAAGATGGGGAAGATGCTGATGGCTAAATGTAGAACCCTACAGGAGGAAAATGAGGAGATTGGGAATCAGGCTTCTGAGGGCAAG ATGCATGAATTAGCAATGAAACTTTCAGTGCAGAAATACCAAAATGCAGAACTCAGAAGTCAATTTGAAG GGTTGCAAAAGCATATGGATGGATTGACAAATGATGTGGATAGATCCAATGAAATG GTGTTAATGTTGCAAGATAAATTAGAAGAGAAGGATCAGGAGATCCAAAGACTGAAAGATGAGTTGCAACCAAAAAGCCTCGTCGTGGAGGACGGGAAAACAGATCCAGCATCTAATaggaatgatgatgatgaaacgATACCTACTGAAGCCGCTAATTAA